The Polaribacter tangerinus genome has a segment encoding these proteins:
- a CDS encoding DUF3078 domain-containing protein, producing the protein MKKISILFVCMFIGLTVNAQTEEELKKEQAPKKAQIAKLQSEVDALQSKIDALPGWRIGAFGTIGASLSGFNNWYARTAPNTSAGNIGITVNAYANLIKEDYFWRNSGTVNLGWVKIDNKDIATDSDKFESATDVFSITSLYGKRLNKKWALSALGEYRTTILDNFNDPGYLDLGAGLTWTPTERLVVVMHPGNYNFVFSNNSTAFNSSVGAKIVADYTASYHKLSVKSNLSIFQSYEDSNLSNWTWTNSFGYTIWKGIGVGFEFGLRNNKQEALNNALVNFDSSTVFPAPAAPTFDTVDNKLQTYWVFGLNYNL; encoded by the coding sequence ATGAAAAAAATATCAATACTATTCGTATGTATGTTTATCGGTTTAACTGTAAACGCACAAACTGAAGAAGAATTAAAAAAAGAACAAGCGCCTAAAAAAGCTCAAATAGCAAAATTACAAAGTGAAGTAGATGCGCTTCAATCTAAAATAGATGCATTACCAGGATGGAGAATTGGTGCTTTTGGTACTATTGGGGCAAGTTTATCTGGTTTTAACAATTGGTATGCAAGAACGGCTCCAAATACTTCTGCCGGTAATATTGGAATTACAGTAAATGCCTATGCAAACTTAATTAAAGAAGATTATTTCTGGAGAAACTCTGGAACAGTAAATTTAGGTTGGGTAAAAATAGACAATAAAGATATTGCTACAGACAGCGATAAATTTGAATCTGCAACCGATGTATTTTCTATAACCTCTTTATATGGTAAAAGGTTAAATAAAAAATGGGCACTTTCTGCTTTGGGAGAATATAGAACCACCATTTTAGATAATTTTAATGACCCTGGTTATTTAGATTTAGGTGCCGGTTTAACTTGGACACCAACAGAAAGGCTAGTTGTTGTGATGCATCCTGGAAACTACAACTTTGTTTTTAGTAACAATAGCACAGCTTTTAACTCTTCTGTAGGTGCAAAAATAGTAGCAGATTACACTGCTAGCTATCACAAACTAAGTGTAAAATCGAACCTTTCTATTTTTCAAAGTTACGAAGACAGTAACCTATCTAACTGGACTTGGACAAATTCTTTCGGATACACAATTTGGAAAGGAATAGGTGTTGGTTTTGAGTTTGGCTTAAGAAACAACAAACAAGAGGCGCTAAACAATGCGCTTGTAAATTTTGACTCTAGCACAGTATTCCCTGCACCTGCAGCACCAACATTTGATACCGTAGATAATAAATTACAAACATACTGGGTATTTGGTTTAAACTATAACCTGTAA
- a CDS encoding CNNM domain-containing protein produces the protein MTLLVIFATVSIFFSFLCSILEAVLLSISPTFINLKKSEGLEYAHQLETFKKDVDKPLIAILTINTIAHTVGAILVGVQAKVAYAEMYGSTEQTIFGFRITEDVMVGLVSTIMTVLILVASEIIPKTIGATYWKQLAHFTAKALKIMIFPLKYSGILWLLQLTTKLIGGKGHGSILSRESFLVMADMAEKEGVFQKNESKVIRNLLGFKEVKVIDVMTPRSVLEIANEQETITNFYNNHKNLRYSRIPVFADNPDNITGYFLKANLLEAIINGKGEECLATIKRNIVVTDRELSIPDLFDKLIQEKEHIALVVDEYGSVSGIVSQEDVIETLLGLEIMDESDTVADLQALARKSWKKRAEKMGVIDDKKEE, from the coding sequence ATGACACTTCTAGTAATTTTTGCTACTGTATCAATATTTTTTTCCTTTCTATGCTCTATTTTAGAAGCTGTTCTTTTAAGCATTTCTCCAACTTTTATCAACCTAAAAAAAAGTGAGGGTTTAGAGTATGCGCATCAGTTAGAAACTTTTAAAAAAGATGTAGACAAACCACTTATTGCTATTTTAACAATTAATACAATTGCACACACCGTAGGTGCAATTCTTGTGGGTGTACAAGCAAAAGTTGCCTATGCAGAAATGTATGGTAGTACAGAACAAACCATATTTGGTTTTCGAATTACCGAAGATGTAATGGTTGGGTTGGTTTCTACAATTATGACTGTTTTAATATTGGTAGCCTCAGAAATTATTCCAAAAACCATTGGTGCTACTTATTGGAAACAATTAGCTCATTTTACAGCAAAAGCATTAAAAATTATGATTTTCCCTTTAAAATACTCTGGTATTTTATGGCTTTTACAGTTAACCACTAAACTTATTGGTGGCAAAGGTCATGGAAGTATTTTAAGTAGAGAAAGTTTTTTAGTAATGGCAGATATGGCTGAAAAAGAAGGCGTATTTCAAAAAAATGAAAGTAAGGTTATTAGAAATTTACTAGGCTTTAAAGAAGTAAAAGTTATTGATGTAATGACACCTCGGTCTGTATTAGAAATTGCAAATGAACAAGAAACAATTACCAACTTTTATAACAATCATAAAAACCTCAGATACTCAAGAATTCCTGTATTTGCAGACAATCCTGATAATATTACCGGTTATTTTTTAAAAGCTAATTTATTAGAAGCGATTATAAATGGTAAAGGAGAAGAATGCCTTGCTACCATAAAAAGAAATATAGTAGTAACTGATAGAGAATTATCGATACCCGATTTGTTTGACAAACTTATTCAAGAAAAAGAACACATTGCTTTGGTGGTAGATGAATACGGTTCGGTGAGTGGTATTGTTTCTCAAGAAGACGTAATTGAAACGCTATTAGGATTAGAAATAATGGATGAAAGTGATACTGTTGCAGACTTGCAGGCATTGGCAAGAAAATCTTGGAAAAAAAGAGCCGAGAAAATGGGCGTAATAGACGATAAAAAGGAAGAGTAA